A single region of the Lotus japonicus ecotype B-129 chromosome 4, LjGifu_v1.2 genome encodes:
- the LOC130710447 gene encoding ABC transporter B family member 11-like — protein MAGDGSLNRETVSLQPAVDPDSKQSSKKRDTKDEITNTVPLYKLFSFADPFDQLLMFLGTFGAIGNGISMPVMTLIFGNMINAFGSTTNSKEVVDEVSKVSLKFVYLGAGTFIASLLQSTCWMISGERQAARIRGLYLQNILRQDVSFFDTETNTGEVVGRMSGDTALIQEAMGEKVGQFLSLVATFIAGFVVAFTKGWLLTLVMLSIIPLIALSGATMSKVISKASSIGQAAYSTAANVVEQTLGSIRTVASFTGEKQAIAKYNQFLTKAYKSLVQEALASGVGFGANYFVGISSYGLSVWFGGKMIIEKGYNGGEVVTVIFSVLIGSSSLGQASPILSAFAAGQAAAFKMFETIKRKPEIDAYDANGRKLDDIHGDIELREVCFSYPTRPDELIFNGFSLSIPSGTTAALVGQSGSGKSTVVSLIERFYDPQTGEVLIDGVNLREFQLKWIRQKIGLVSQEPVLFTCSIKENIAYGKDGATDEEIRAAAELANAAKFIDKLPQGLDTMVGEHGTQLSGGQKQRVAIARAILKDPRILLLDEATSALDAESERIVQEALDRIMINRTTVIVAHRLSTIRNADTIAVIHQGKIVERGSHADLTKDPDGAYSQLIRLQQMKGSEQNVANDADKPKSIVLGGKQSSQRSSSSASISQRSSGVGNSGRHSFSEPTSGGPKAPPSTVSSPKVPLYRLAYLNKPEIPVLLLGTITAVVNGALLPIFGLLLSKMISIFYEPADELRKDSKVWALVFVALGLVSFLIIPCRSYFFGVAGGKLIKRVRKMCFEKIVHMEISWFDEADHSSGALGARLSTDAASVRGLVGDALGLLVQHIATAITGLVIAFVACWQLALIILALVPLLGLNGYLQLKFLQGFSADAKKLYEDASQVANDAVGSIRTVASFCAEEKVMKLYQERCEGPIKTGIRRGIISGISFGLSFLVLYAVYACSFYAGARLVEDGKSTFSDVFRVFFALSMSALGVSQYSSLAPDSNNTKGAAASIFSILDRKSQIDASDESGMTLEEVNGEIVLNHVSFKYPTRPDVQIFKDLCLTIHSGKTVALVGESGSGKSTVISLLQRFYDPDSGNITLDGKEIQRLQVKWLRQQMGLVSQEPVLFNETIRANIAYGKGGDATEAEIIAAAELANAHNFISGLQKGYDTIVGERGVQLSGGQKQRVAIARAIVKNPKILLLDEATSALDAESEKVVQDALDRVMVDRTTIVVAHRLSTIKGADLIAVVKNGVIAEKGKHEALLHQGGQYASLVALHTSASSS, from the exons ATGGCAGGGGATGGCAGTTTGAATAGAGAAACTGTGAGTCTTCAACCAGCTGTTGATCCTGATAGCAAGCAATCTTCAAAGAAGAGGGACACCAAAGATGAAATCACCAACACAGTGCCCTTGTACAAGCTCTTCTCATTTGCTGATCCTTTTGATCAATTATTGATGTTTCTGGGTACTTTTGGTGCTATTGGGAATGGAATCTCCATGCCCGTAATGACTTTGATATTTGGAAATATGATCAATGCATTTGGAAGCACCACAAACTCCAAAGAAGTTGTTGATGAAGTTTCCAAG GTGTCTCTGAAATTTGTATACTTAGGAGCCGGCACCTTCATTGCATCACTTTTGC AATCGACTTGCTGGATGATCAGTGGGGAGAGACAAGCTGCAAGAATTAGAGGCTTATACCTTCAAAATATTCTGAGACAAGATGTGAGCTTCTTTGATACAGAAACTAATACCGGAGAGGTTGTTGGAAGGATGTCAGGCGATACTGCTCTTATTCAAGAAGCCATGGGTGAGAAG gtTGGACAGTTCTTATCGCTAGTGGCAACTTTCATTGCGGGTTTTGTTGTAGCATTCACTAAGGGATGGCTTCTAACTCTTGTCATGCTATCAATTATTCCACTTATTGCCTTGTCAGGTGCTACAATGAGCAAGGTTATTTCAAAAGCATCATCCATTGGACAAGCAGCTTATTCTACAGCAGCAAATGTTGTAGAGCAGACATTAGGTTCTATACGAACT GTGGCATCATTCACTGGTGAGAAGCAAGCTATAGCTAAATATAATCAATTCTTAACTAAAGCTTACAAGAGTTTAGTTCAAGAGGCACTAGCTTCTGGTGTGGGGTTTGGTGCAAACTATTTTGTGGGTATCTCCAGTTATGGATTGTCTGTATGGTTTGGTGGGAAGATGATAATAGAGAAAGGATATAACGGAGGAGAAGTCGTGACTGTAATTTTTTCTGTATTGATTGGATCCTC GTCTCTAGGGCAGGCATCTCCAATATTGAGTGCTTTTGCTGCTGGACAAGCTGCAGCCTTTAAGATGTTTGAAACAATTAAAAGAAAGCCTGAAATTGATGCTTATGATGCTAACGGGAGGAAGCTTGATGACATTCATGGAGATATAGAACTCAGGGAGGTTTGTTTTAGTTATCCTACAAGACCAGATGAACTGATATTCAATGGATTTTCACTTTCGATACCAAGTGGTACTACTGCAGCTTTGGTAGGGCAAAGTGGGAGTGGGAAATCCACAGTAGTTAGTTTGATAGAGAGATTCTATGATCCACAGACCGGTGAAGTTCTTATAGATGGTGTCAATCTTAGAGAATTTCAACTGAAATGGATCAGACAGAAAATAGGCCTAGTCAGCCAGGAACCAGTTCTCTTTACTTGTAGCATTAAGGAAAATATTGCCTATGGAAAGGATGGTGCAACTGATGAAGAAATCAGAGCAGCAGCAGAACTTGCTAATGCTGCCAAATTCATTGATAAACTTCCTCAG GGACTAGATACAATGGTTGGTGAACATGGAACTCAGCTATCTGGGGGTCAAAAGCAGAGAGTTGCAATAGCTAGAGCAATTCTGAAAGACCCAAGAATCCTACTTCTGGATGAAGCTACAAGTGCTCTTGATGCTGAATCGGAGAGAATTGTACAAGAAGCTTTGGACAGAATAATGATAAACCGAACAACTGTCATTGTAGCCCATCGTTTAAGCACTATAAGAAATGCTGATACCATTGCTGTTATTCATCAAGGAAAAATTGTTGAAAGAG GTTCACATGCTGATCTCACCAAGGATCCTGATGGAGCCTACAGCCAGCTTATTAGACTGCAACAAATGAAGGGATCAGAACAGAATGTTGCAAATGATGCAGATAAGCCAAAAAGTATAGTGCTTGGTGGAAAACAATCAAGTCAAAGATCTTCTTCCTCAGCATCTATAAGCCAAAGATCATCTGGAGTTGGAAACAGTGGTCGTCACTCGTTCTCAGAACCTACAAGTGGAGGACCTAAAGCTCCTCCTTCAACAGTGTCTTCACCAAAAGTGCCTCTTTATCGCCTCGCTTATTTAAACAAGCCTGAAATTCCAGTCTTACTGCTAGGGACTATAACTGCAGTGGTGAATGGAGCATTATTACCTATTTTTGGTCTCTTACTTTCCAAAATGATAAGTATTTTCTATGAGCCAGCTGATGAACTTCGAAAAGATTCAAAAGTGTGGGCACTGGTGTTTGTTGCACTTGGTTTGGTGTCCTTCCTCATTATTCCATGTAGGTCCTACTTTTTTGGTGTTGCTGGCGGTAAGTTGATCAAAAGGGTCAGAAAAATGTGCTTTGAGAAAATAGTTCACATGGAAATAAGCTGGTTTGATGAAGCTGACCATTCAAGTGGAGCACTAGGAGCAAGGCTCTCTACTGATGCAGCTTCTGTTCGAGGTTTGGTTGGGGATGCACTTGGTTTGCTGGTTCAACACATTGCTACTGCAATAACTGGCTTGGTAATTGCTTTTGTAGCCTGCTGGCAACTTGCTCTTATAATCCTCGCTTTGGTGCCTCTGTTAGGATTAAATGGATATTTGCAACTGAAGTTCTTGCAAGGGTTCAGTGCAGATGCAAAG AAATTGTATGAAGATGCGAGTCAAGTGGCAAATGATGCTGTTGGGAGTATAAGAACTGTTGCTTCTTTCTGTGCTGAAGAGAAGGTGATGAAATTATACCAGGAAAGATGTGAGGGACCAATTAAGACTGGCATAAGGCGAGGGATAATAAGTGGAATTAGTTTTGGGTTATCATTTTTGGTGTTGTATGCAGTTTATGCATGCAGTTTTTATGCTGGAGCTCGTCTTGTAGAGGATGGAAAATCAACATTCTCAGATGTTTTCCGA GTCTTTTTTGCTCTCAGCATGTCAGCTTTGGGAGTCTCTCAATATAGCTCCTTGGCTCCAGATTCTAATAATACAAAAGGTGCTGCTGCTTCAATATTTTCTATTCTTGATAGAAAGTCACAAATAGATGCTAGTGATGAATCTGGCATGACATTGGAAGAAGTCAATGGAGAAATTGTTTTAAACCATGTTAGTTTCAAGTATCCTACCAGACCTGATGTTCAAATATTCAAAGATCTTTGCTTGACCATTCACAGTGGCAAG ACTGTTGCACTGGTTGGAGAAAGTGGAAGTGGAAAATCAACAGTGATCTCACTACTACAAAGATTTTATGACCCGGACTCGGGAAACATTACACTGGATGGAAAAGAAATCCAAAGACTGCAAGTGAAATGGCTAAGACAGCAGATGGGCCTGGTAAGCCAAGAGCCAGTACTGTTTAATGAAACTATTAGAGCTAACATTGCATATGGAAAAGGAGGAGATGCAACAGAAGCAGAAATCATAGCTGCAGCAGAACTAGCAAATGCCCACAATTTCATTAGTGGTTTGCAGAAG GGTTATGACACGATAGTCGGGGAGCGAGGAGTTCAATTATCTGGGGGACAGAAGC